Within Rhipicephalus microplus isolate Deutch F79 chromosome 9, USDA_Rmic, whole genome shotgun sequence, the genomic segment CGGAGGCTCGTGGCGATGGGAGTGAACGCCTGAAGAGTGTGTTGCAACGGTTCCGTGAACACGGAGTTAAGCTAAGGTCTGATAAGTGCAGCTTTAGACAGCCTTCTGTCACATATCTCGGCCATCGGATAGACAGAGAGGGTCTTCATCCCACAGAGAAAAATTTGGAAGCGATCGCTCAGGCACCTCGCCCACAGAACGTGGCGGAGCTGCGTTCCTTTTTAGGAATGCTGACGTTTTATGCCAAATTTCTTCCAAATATGTCCACTCTACTTTCTCCGCTCAACAAACTTTTGGAGAAGGGCACAGTATGGCAGTGGGGGCGGCAACAAGAAGCTGCCTTTGAGAAAGCAAAAGACAGCCTAATGCAAGCTCAGGTTCTTGTTCAATTTGACCCGTTGAAAGAGTTGAAGCTCGAATGTGATGCTTCCCCTTACGGTGTGGGCGCGGCGCTTTTTCACACGAGTAACGGCATGCCAAAACCCATTGGGTTCCGGTCCCGTACACTGACGGCCGCCGAGAAAAATTACTCTCAGCTGGAAAGAGAGGCCCTGGCTTTAGTGTTTGGCGTCACTAAATTTCGTGATTACCTTTTAGGTCGCCAATTCACTCTCGTGACGGACCACCAGCCCCTCTTGAGCTTGTTGCAATCCGACCGCCCGACGCCACCCCTGGCTGCAGCACGTATCCAGCGCTGGGCACTGTACTTGGGTGGCTACCGCTACAAGCTGCAATACACGCCGGGAAAACAGTTGCTCAACGCGGACGCCCTGAGCAGGCTGCCACTGCGGTCTACGGAGGCTGATGACGTGGGTGAGCCACCGGAATATGTCCTCGCTCTGGATAattttgacgatggcgttatcacaACACGGGAGCTACAGCAGCTATCGGCCACAGACCCCGCAGTAACGGCGGTAAAGAATTGTATATTACATGGCTGGCCCAAAAGTGCAAAACAGCTGGAGGAAACGATGCGGCCGTTTTTCGACCGCAAACTAGAACTGTCCGTAGCCCATGGTCTAGTGTATTGGGGGCATCGCGTAGTGATACCGGAAAAAGCGCGGGACCGTCTTTTGAAACTGTTGCACGAGACCCACCAAGGCTCGTCAGGAATGAAAGCAGTGGCAAggtcaaaattttggtggccCCGACTAGACCGCGATATTGAAGCGCTTTCAGCCGGCTGCACGAACTGTGCCCAAAACATGCCAATGCCGGCAGCGGCACCACCAGTAAACTGGCCGAAAACCAATGAAAAATGGTCGCGGCTACATGTCGATTTTGCCGGACCCATAGCAGGCAAGATGATTCTAGTTGCAGTAGATGCCCATACCAAGTGGATAGAAGCCGTGCCAGtaaagcatgccaccacaacaagcACAATCACCTGTCTGCGCGCCATGTTCAGTCGATTCGGCGTCCCGCGAACCATTGTTTCGGATAATGGGACACAGTTTTCTAGCCAGGATTTTGCTACGTTCGTGGCAAAGAACAACATAATGCATCTGAAAACGGCGCCCTTTCATCCACAGTCTAATGGAGCGGCAGAACGAGCAGTGCGTACAATAAAGGATGGACTTCGGAAGATGAGGGAGGGTAATTTGGAGGACAACCTTGTGCGGCTCCTGTTCAACTACAGGAGAACACCACAGAAGACGGGAAAATCTCCGTCAGAATTGCTGCTAGGGTTCCAGTTACGTTCACGATTGGATGCGTGTTTTCCCTCAACTGTTGCAGACTCGCCGCCGGCATCAGATGACTGGGTGGTCCCCATAGAAAGCAACGTGTACGTGCGGAACTACGGTGTCGGAGAAAAGTGGACACCAGGGCGTGTGCAGTCCACTGCAGGATCCCGAATGGTGACCGTCCAAACTCCTCATTCTGTAGTCAGACGCCACGTTGACCAAGTGCGCCCTCGACAAGCATCGCAGTCCCCATCGCCGGGCTCTGCATCCTTATCAGAGTCTAATATGTCCATGCTGCCGAAACGATCGCCGGGGCcctcaactacaagctccaccgtgctgccTCCAGAAGCGCTCACTACCGCAAGCCCCCACGACCATCCAGTACCAACCATGCCACAGGCCGGTCCTACACAAGCGGCGACCCCAAGCGCGGAACCAGTGCTTCGGCGTTCTACCAGACAACGCAAGCCAGTACAACGGTTCCATTTTTAAGAAGAGAGAAGTGTTGCGAACTGAACTCTCCTACTTCTACgtccccccccctttccccccttcGTGTTTCTGTCGATGGCTGAAGCGATAGCCATTCCCGCCCCCCCTTTTTCCCCCTCTCCCTGCTTCGTAGATGAAGCTACAAAAGAAGCTTGCGCAAAACAATAAACGTTCACTCGTTGCCCTAGTCTGCGGTTGTCTGCGTATGCTTGCCGTGGCTGCCCGGCTAGCAATGTAACACTTGTCGTGTAATAAGATACGATAAAAGCTACACCAAGTGGTTCAAGTATGCACTAAGGACAGGATATTGTTATCACATTTAactattaaaggcgaagcttagaggtcccaattttttttatcttaGTGCTCGGTAGCTCGGACACTCTCCGCATACAAAGGTTTCCCAGAATATAAAATCTAGCACTCTATTCTAGCAAGCAAAAAGTCCAGCGATTCGGACACTCATTAATTCTAGGAACAATACTAATTTCTGGTGTTTTTATACCATAATTGATGAGCCAATTTGAAAATTGCTCCACACCGCACCAATACTCTAAAAAGGAAACAATCACAGGATGCAGCTTTATTGAAGCACTCCAGCGAAGATTTGACGAAAATCTCGAAGAAGAGAGCGGCAATTTCAGCACCAACAAAGCTACTCTTGACGAGTGGAAGCCTTTCAGTGGGCGTTAGAGCAGCATAGGGGAAAAAATCCACAAACTCCCGCGGGAAAGCCCCGAACAAAGTTCCCCGAAGGAGCCCCTGTCTTTCGAGGCGAGATGAAAGTGCTGCGCCGACGGCACAAATTTACTGGGCTTGATGTgggtaaataatttttttccggAGTAACTTCCATTTTAGGCGAGACCAAGTCTACAAAAAAATGGTGCTTTACACTGACGTTCAAGAGTGGTGTTTCGCCATTACCGCTGTAGAAAGCTTATAAAGCAAGCTCCCCTGCTCGAGGACTCGGTTTAATTCTCGGCTATACCGCACTAGGTATACAGTAGAGGTTAAATAAGAAGTGGGAAGTTGAAAAAAAGCCTGAGCAGGACCCCGGTGTGTTTGCTCCAGCGTTGGTGGTGTGTGGGCAAATAACCGTTTTTTTTTATACTACTGGGTTTAAAAGTAAACTATGTGTTATGCCAGTTTCTACAAACTCGTGCTCTCCGCTGCCGACTGCCTGGTTTTCCCGTTTACATTTCAAACAAAACTTTCAAACAAGATGTTGGCGAGCGCATCGTAAGCGACGCGAAAAAGCAGACACAGAAACGCAGTCTGGTTTAAAGACACGGACAACGTGTGACATTGTAGACTCTTGATTCTGCCCTCCTTTTCCCAATGGCGTAAGCACTCCTTACCTTTTATGACACAGTTGTTTAGGCCAGGCATGACTCCGTAATCTGTTTACAGAGACTATTATATCAGGAGCAGGGGTTTTCTCTCTTTGTTATATTATCAACCACCTGCTTCGCTCCCAGCACTCATCTGCAAATCTGTCCAGCTGTCGATTCTGGTCCCTTATTGGTAAAAGAACGAGTACAGCGAGACAAAAAGAACAAGATGGAAATTCTTTTAAAAAATAATTTGTTGCCGAGGTGGGAATCTAACCCACGCACCCAATATCTGAAGGTGAGCATCGCATGCATTCGACTATCAAGGCACGCTAGCAGTGAACAGCGTTGCCTTGTATGGTATTGCAAGGGAGTGGAGCGAGGAACGGGTGGAGAGAGGTGAGCATGCATAGaagaaaaaggagagaaagaaagacataTTAGAAAGAGAAAATGTCTGCAAGAGAAAAAGGAAAACATTCAGAGCAAGAGCGAGAAAGTtatgaagagagaaagagagaaagagagaaagagagaaagaacaaaGCAAAAAAGGGGTAGAGAAAAAGAGGGGGAAATAGGAAAAAATCGAAATGTTCAGGAATAGGGAGAAAAAAACTAAGTGAAGagtgaaaaagagagaaaaaacaagtCGAAACATGGAATGCCACTCAGTTCCACTGTTCCTTCAAGCTAGGGAACACTAGAGACCGTaggattgggcgagttggtataaCAAGAAAAATATTTCTTACCAGAGCAAACGACAGAACAGGAgaggacaggagaagagacgagccAGAGCGCTCTGTCTCGggtcttctcctgtcccctcctgtcctgtcgtttgcgctggtaaccACTCTTTATCGGGAACACTAAAATGAAGGTTAGGGATGGATGGGGGCGGACCCCGAAGAGATGAAAGGCCTACGGCAATGACAACATGCCCGTAAATCTATGAGTACGCAACGCTAGGTTTCAGCGCGAGTTTGTGTCTGGAGTtttgacatccgtgtcatgtctATCACTGTCTATGGTGAACACTAACCTCTCTGCGCTGACGGTGAACGTAGACACTACCTATAGCATCACCCAGTTGAAGCCTGTAGCATTGGCCTAGGAGCCGCCTAGAAAGAACCTGTGCATCACCTAAGTAAGCCCTACAACCTAGAGTGGTCTAGGGGTTAAAGCACACGGCTGCCTACCCGCAGattgcggaatcgaatcccggctgtggtggctgcattttcgacggaggcgaaaatgtctgAGGCCTGTGTACTTGGATTCAGGTGCATTtcaaagtaccccaggtggttgaaatttttggagttcttc encodes:
- the LOC142771814 gene encoding uncharacterized protein LOC142771814 isoform X1, translated to MASLQLPDYDETKDKWKPYLVRAEAYFEANSVTDPAKKRALLVSALSSKTVEVLAGRVAPRAPNELTYKEVVQSLNEYYDPKKHEITESYKFFNRSQLPGESVSAFLVAIRRIADNCNFGTSLDRMLRDRIVCGVRSVALRKQMLAKKDLTLEEAEALALSVEAAENGAESMTSEATPLLKLRASEANTVKTSPTRHAAQHCDRCGSSKHDGNSCRWIRARCYRCGRHGHLAKMCRTTASKSRVATHAVEGRALTLEEAVTEDDDKDETHIWTLLSARKSRLEPPIRRSFSWNGVQLTMEVDTGSPVCVISKNVFDKHREQWPALKPSQVKLSCYVGPLPVMGELQLCVQYRAVSVYCRLIVLNCSGPNLCGRDLISLLHRAGVPVLQPSAQDLLHSTPEPAGAVHNIVDDYHDVFSKDLGLIKGPPATLQLKEGAVPKFCRQFTLVTDHQPLLSLLQSDRPTPPLAAARIQRWALYLGGYRYKLQYTPGKQLLNADALSRLPLRSTEADDVGEPPEYVLALDNFDDGVITTRELQQLSATDPAVTAVKNCILHGWPKSAKQLEETMRPFFDRKLELSVAHGLVYWGHRVVIPEKARDRLLKLLHETHQGSSGMKAVARSKFWWPRLDRDIEALSAGCTNCAQNMPMPAAAPPVNWPKTNEKWSRLHVDFAGPIAGKMILVAVDAHTKWIEAVPVKHATTTSTITCLRAMFSRFGVPRTIVSDNGTQFSSQDFATFVAKNNIMHLKTAPFHPQSNGAAERAVRTIKDGLRKMREGNLEDNLVRLLFNYRRTPQKTGKSPSELLLGFQLRSRLDACFPSTVADSPPASDDWVVPIESNVYVRNYGVGEKWTPGRVQSTAGSRMVTVQTPHSVVRRHVDQVRPRQASQSPSPGSASLSESNMSMLPKRSPGPSTTSSTVLPPEALTTASPHDHPVPTMPQAGPTQAATPSAEPVLRRSTRQRKPVQRFHF